The DNA sequence GGCCGAACTGACCGCAGATGCCGGTCAGCTGGGTGAGCAGCGGAACACGCTTGGGTGCAAACCAATTGGGCAGCAGTCGGATGACCGAGATGAAGATGAACGAGTCACCCAGGCCGATGACGCCGTACGCACCGACCGCGGTGGGAAGCGAGTGGGTCAGCGACAGCGTCAGTTGGGCGGCGGAGAGCACTAGAACGCCGGTGGCGATCATCGCCCGGGGGCCGAAGCGGTCCAACAGCACTCCGGCCGGAATCTGCATGGCCGCGTAGACGATCAACTGCACGATCACGAACGACGACAGCGTGCTCGGGCCGGCGTGGAAGCGATCGGCGGCGTCGAGGCCCGAGACCCCGAAGGTGGTTCGGTCCAGCACTGCCACCAAATAGGACAGCAGCCCGGTGCCCCACACGATCCAGGGACGCAATTCGGGCCTACCTTGTCTGTCAATTGCAGGACACGGGCTATGGTCGCACACGATTTCGGCGTGGTTTTCGCCGGTGACCGGCCAAAACCGGCACCAAAGTCTGTCTTAGTCTGTGTCGCGTGATGATTTCACGACGCGACGTGTTCAAACTCGCCGCGGCGGTGCCTGCGGCTGCCGGCGTTTCGGCGCTGCTCGCCGCGGCCGCCGAGGCGGCGCCGCTGGGCATTCTGCTGGATTACTCCGCCGGTGTCTTGTCCGCCGAGGCGATCAAGGCGTCCGGCGCTGCGGGTGCTATCCGCTATGTGTCGGATCGTCGGCCCGGCGCCGACTGGATGCTCGGCAAGCCGATGCAGCTAGCCGAGGCGCGTGACCTGCAGGAGAACGGACTCACGGTCGTCTCCTGCTACCAGTTCGGAAAGCAGGCGACCGCGGACTGGCTGGGCGGCCAGGACGCCGGTGTGGACCACGCCAAGCGTGGCGCACAGTTGCACACGGCGGCCGGCGGCCCGGACAGTGCGCCGATCTACGCCTCTATCGACGACAATCCGTCCTTCGAGCAGTACAAAGAGCAAGTTGCTCCGTACCTGCGGGGCTGGCAATCGGTGGTCGGGCCGGAGCGCACCGGTGTCTACGCCAACTCCAAGACCATCGAGTGGGCGCTGCAGGACGGTCTGGGCTCCTGCTTCTGGCAACACAACTTCGGTTCGCCCGGCGGTGTCGCCCATCCGGCGGCCAACTTGCATCAGGTGGAGATCGACAGGCGCACGGTCGGCGGCGTTGGTGTGGACATTAACGAGATCCTGGCGCCCCAGTTCGGTCAGTGGGCCTGACGAAGCTCCGGTCCGCCGTTCGTCCAGCAAACTAGCGCCCGATCGAGCTGCGCAGGGCTGGGATCGCCGGGCTCGTTCGAGCTCGGAGCCTCAGGCGCCGCCAAAGCCAGTTGGCCTGGCTGATTCAAACATAACGATTAGATAACAATGGAGCCTTGATCTGCGTCGTTATGGCTACTCGACCGTAACCCCGCGCATGCAGGACGTTTGTCCCGGATCGTTCCAGCCGCTGTCGAGCCCCGTGATATCCGGGGCCGGGTTACCCGAGCGTAGAACTCACCAGTAACCAATTTGCTGCGGAAACGGCACAGGTTCTTATGACACTCTTACAGCTGAAGCGCGGCCGCGAACACGCGAGAACCCGCAGTTGGGCCGGCTATCCCGGCGGGCGTCGATGACGACGCGACGTTAACCAGGGCAGGGGAGATATAAAACGTGACGATCCACGAACACGACCGGGTTTCCGCTGACGGTGCAGGCTCGGGGCGTTTCGCCAATGCCGCGTCCGCTCTGGTGGATCGGTTGACGGCCGGCGAGCCGTACGCGGTCGCCTTCGGTGGACAGGGCAGCGCCTGGTTGGAGTCGCTCGAAGAGTTGGTGTCGTCGGCCGGCATCGAGACGGAACTGGCCACCTTGGCGGGCGAGGCCGACCTACTGCTGGAGCCGATCGCCAAAGAGCTGGTTGTGGTCCGGCCCATCGGATTTGAGCCGCTGCAGTGGGTCCGGGCGCTGGCGGCCGAGGACCCCATTCCGTCGGACAAGCAGCTGACGTCGGCGGCGGTGTCGGTGCCGGGGGTGCTGCTGACCCAGATCGCCGCGATGCGGGCGCTGGAGCGTCAGGGTCTGGACCTGTCGGCCACCCCGCCGGTCGCCGCGGCCGGGCACTCGCAGGGCATTCTGGCGGTCGAGTCGCTGAAGGCCGGTGGCGCCAGCGACGTGCAGCTGCTCGCGATCGCCCAGCTGATCGGGGCGGCCGGAACGCTGGTGGC is a window from the Mycobacterium sp. SVM_VP21 genome containing:
- a CDS encoding DUF1906 domain-containing protein, which produces MMISRRDVFKLAAAVPAAAGVSALLAAAAEAAPLGILLDYSAGVLSAEAIKASGAAGAIRYVSDRRPGADWMLGKPMQLAEARDLQENGLTVVSCYQFGKQATADWLGGQDAGVDHAKRGAQLHTAAGGPDSAPIYASIDDNPSFEQYKEQVAPYLRGWQSVVGPERTGVYANSKTIEWALQDGLGSCFWQHNFGSPGGVAHPAANLHQVEIDRRTVGGVGVDINEILAPQFGQWA